One region of Gossypium raimondii isolate GPD5lz chromosome 6, ASM2569854v1, whole genome shotgun sequence genomic DNA includes:
- the LOC105773960 gene encoding methyl-CpG-binding domain-containing protein 11 codes for MDSAKDDVVCLQLTAPPGWKKMLKPKKGGTPKKNEIIFTAPSGEQISNKKQLEHYLKQHPGGPVISEFDWGTGETPRRSARISEKVKAYSEPPKKRGRKSSASKDDNKESETAPEGTEDSKDVMEEAGKSEEENENENKDKTQDGNSKSEPTSKEVTRGVDAKISTNIEEGKGGGEAVSEKLKCLQDGVEMNASGLGQKETADMEDATSDGNVEQLASEAEKGLGSMEQEKPNVCVTEERKNEAEGEGKPILDRSTIESEREIEVNEAANRDEMEEAIQNGSKGSNAE; via the exons ATGGACAGTGCCAAAGATGATGTTGTTTGCTTACAACTCACTGCTCCTCCTGGTTGGAAGAAAATg TTGAAGCCGAAGAAAGGGGGAACTCCTAAGAAGAATGAGATCATTTTCACTGCTCCCTCTGGGGAACAAATCAGTAACAAGAAACAATTGGAGCATTACCTTAAACAACACCCTGGTGGTCCAGTAATATCGGAATTCGATTGGGGCACTGGTGAGACCCCGAGGAGATCAGCAAGGATTAGCGAGAAGGTAAAGGCATATAGTGAACCTCCGAAAAAAAGAGGCAGAAAATCATCAGCTTCAAAGGATGATAACAAAGAATCGGAGACAGCCCCTGAAGGAACAGAGGATAGTAAAGATGTTATGGAAGAGGCTGGAAAATCTGAGGAAGAGAATGAGAATGAGAACAAAGATAAAACGCAAGATGGTAACAGTAAATCTGAACCCACTTCTAAAGAAGTGACACGTGGAGTCGATGCAAAAATATCTACTAATATCGAAGAAGGTAAGGGAGGTGGTGAAGCAGTATCTGAAAAGTTGAAATGCCTCCAGGACGGAGTTGAAATGAATGCTTCTGGATTGGGCCAAAAGGAAACAGCAGACATGGAGGATGCAACATCCGATGGAAATGTTGAACAACTAGCGAGTGAAGCTGAGAAAGGGCTTGGATCCATGGAGCAGGAGAAACCCAACGTATGCGTTACAGAGGAACGGAAAAATGAGGCGGAAGGAGAAGGAAAACCGATACTTGATAGAAGCACAATTGAATCTGAAAGAGAAATCGAAGTCAATGAAGCAGCAAATCGCGATGAAATGGAAGAAGCAATTCAAAATGGTAGTAAGGGAAGTAATGCAGAGTAG
- the LOC105774338 gene encoding glucan endo-1,3-beta-glucosidase 11 isoform X1 produces the protein MKILGVSLFFFIFLAPFAFVTVQAFTGTYGINYGRIANNLPSPDEVVTLLKAAKIRNVRIYDADQSVLKAFSGTGLEIVVGLPNGNLRDVSADGDHAMSWVQDNVLAYLPDTCIRGIAIGNEVLGGSDQFSGFLLGAVKNVYNAVNKLKLSDVVQITTAHSQAVFANSFPPSSCVFRDNVVQYMKPLLEFFSQIGSPFCLNAYPFLAYMYDPEHIDINYALFLPTVGANDPKTKLHYDNLLDAQIDAAYAALEDAGFKKMEVIVTETGWASHGDENESAATVDNARTYNYNLRKRLAKMKGTPLRPKNVVKAYVFALFNENLKPGPTSERNFGLFKPDGSISYDIGFPGLKSSSADSLLLSLKDNRGCGWCGCYSIILTMATAFLLVFSR, from the exons ATGAAAATTCTGGGAGTTTCGCtattcttcttcatctttcttgCTCCATTTG CATTTGTGACTGTGCAAGCTTTCACCGGAACGTATGGTATTAATTATGGAAGAATTGCCAATAACCTCCCATCACCAGATGAAGTTGTCACGCTTCTTAAGGCAGCAAAAATAAGGAATGTTCGAATTTATGATGCTGATCAAAGTGTCCTCAAAGCATTTAGTGGGACAGGGCTGGAAATCGTGGTTGGACTTCCTAATGGAAATCTGAGAGATGTGAGTGCCGATGGTGATCATGCGATGAGTTGGGTCCAGGACAATGTGTTAGCATATCTTCCCGATACATGTATCCGTGGGATTGCTATAGGGAATGAAGTCTTAGGTGGGAGTGATCAATTTTCGGGATTTCTTCTAGGTGCAGTTAAGAATGTTTACAATgcagtaaataaacttaaattaagtGATGTAGTTCAGATTACCACAGCACATTCACAGGCGGTTTTTGCAAATTCCTTCCCTCCCTCGTCATGTGTATTCCGAGATAATGTTGTTCAGTACATGAAGCCACTGTTGGAGTTTTTTTCCCAAATTGGCTCCCCTTTCTGTTTAAATGCTTACCCATTTCTAGCCTACATGTATGATCCGGAGCATATTGATATTAATTATGCTCTCTTCCTACCAACAGTGGGAGCAAATGACCCGAAAACTAAGTTGCATTATGATAACCTGCTTGACGCACAGATTGATGCAGCCTACGCTGCTTTAGAAGATGCTGGGTTTAAAAAGATGGAAGTCATAGTCACAGAGACTGGGTGGGCTTCACATGGAGATGAAAATGAATCTGCAGCAACCGTGGATAATGCAAGGACATATAATTACAATTTGCGAAAAAGACTTGCAAAGATGAAAGGAACTCCGCTGAGGCCAAAAAATGTCGTTAAGGCATATGTTTTTGCActctttaatgaaaatttgaagcCTGGACCAACTTCTGAGAGGAATTTTGGACTGTTTAAACCTGATGGGAGCATTTCGTACGATATTGGGTTTCCTGGTCTTAAATCTTCATCTGCAGATTCATTACTGTTGTCTTTGAAG
- the LOC105774338 gene encoding glucan endo-1,3-beta-glucosidase 11 isoform X2, translated as MKILGVSLFFFIFLAPFAFVTVQAFTGTYGINYGRIANNLPSPDEVVTLLKAAKIRNVRIYDADQSVLKAFSGTGLEIVVGLPNGNLRDVSADGDHAMSWVQDNVLAYLPDTCIRGIAIGNEVLGGSDQFSGFLLGAVKNVYNAVNKLKLSDVVQITTAHSQAVFANSFPPSSCVFRDNVVQYMKPLLEFFSQIGSPFCLNAYPFLAYMYDPEHIDINYALFLPTVGANDPKTKLHYDNLLDAQIDAAYAALEDAGFKKMEVIVTETGWASHGDENESAATVDNARTYNYNLRKRLAKMKGTPLRPKNVVKAYVFALFNENLKPGPTSERNFGLFKPDGSISYDIGFPGLKSSSADSLLLSLKVHINAYADGGFLSHF; from the exons ATGAAAATTCTGGGAGTTTCGCtattcttcttcatctttcttgCTCCATTTG CATTTGTGACTGTGCAAGCTTTCACCGGAACGTATGGTATTAATTATGGAAGAATTGCCAATAACCTCCCATCACCAGATGAAGTTGTCACGCTTCTTAAGGCAGCAAAAATAAGGAATGTTCGAATTTATGATGCTGATCAAAGTGTCCTCAAAGCATTTAGTGGGACAGGGCTGGAAATCGTGGTTGGACTTCCTAATGGAAATCTGAGAGATGTGAGTGCCGATGGTGATCATGCGATGAGTTGGGTCCAGGACAATGTGTTAGCATATCTTCCCGATACATGTATCCGTGGGATTGCTATAGGGAATGAAGTCTTAGGTGGGAGTGATCAATTTTCGGGATTTCTTCTAGGTGCAGTTAAGAATGTTTACAATgcagtaaataaacttaaattaagtGATGTAGTTCAGATTACCACAGCACATTCACAGGCGGTTTTTGCAAATTCCTTCCCTCCCTCGTCATGTGTATTCCGAGATAATGTTGTTCAGTACATGAAGCCACTGTTGGAGTTTTTTTCCCAAATTGGCTCCCCTTTCTGTTTAAATGCTTACCCATTTCTAGCCTACATGTATGATCCGGAGCATATTGATATTAATTATGCTCTCTTCCTACCAACAGTGGGAGCAAATGACCCGAAAACTAAGTTGCATTATGATAACCTGCTTGACGCACAGATTGATGCAGCCTACGCTGCTTTAGAAGATGCTGGGTTTAAAAAGATGGAAGTCATAGTCACAGAGACTGGGTGGGCTTCACATGGAGATGAAAATGAATCTGCAGCAACCGTGGATAATGCAAGGACATATAATTACAATTTGCGAAAAAGACTTGCAAAGATGAAAGGAACTCCGCTGAGGCCAAAAAATGTCGTTAAGGCATATGTTTTTGCActctttaatgaaaatttgaagcCTGGACCAACTTCTGAGAGGAATTTTGGACTGTTTAAACCTGATGGGAGCATTTCGTACGATATTGGGTTTCCTGGTCTTAAATCTTCATCTGCAGATTCATTACTGTTGTCTTTGAAG